Sequence from the Planctomycetota bacterium genome:
CTTCTTGCCGGCGAGCACCTTGTTGGCGAACTCGCGACGACGCTCCGCCCGCCGGCGACGCAGGCCCGAAGCCTTACGCACCACGCCAGTCGGCTCCGACTCATGGTCGCCGCCAACAAGCTGCAAGATGACAAGGTCGCCGCCGTCGCCGATGCGGTACTTCGGCAGCTTGACGATCCGCGTGTAACCCCCGTTGCGATCGGCGTACTGCGGGGCGATCTCGCCGAAGAGCTTCTGAACGACGGTGCGGTGTGTGCCGCTGTCGTTCAGGATGAACTCCTGATCGGCATCGGTCAGCCGACGATCGCGCAGACGTGCGACGACAAGGCGTCGGTTGTGCACGTTGTCGGTGCGAGCGCGGGTGATGAGCTTCTCGACGAATGACTGCACCTCGATCGCCTTGGGCAGCGTCGTGGTGATCTGCCCGTGCTCGAACAGGCTCTGGGCCATGTTGCGACGCAGGGAGATGCGGTGCTCGGTGTCGCGAGAAAGCTGTCGGCCGCGGCGGCGGTGGCGCATGGGTCGGGGGCTGAAACGTGCTGCGAAAGGTCAGGTGGGAGGAGAGGCTAGGCGTGTCGGGTGGCCTATGCCTCTTCGGTAGCGGGGACTTCGGCTTCTTCCTCGTCGTCGGGCATGGTGTAGCCACCGTCGTCGACGATGCCGGCATCCGCCACAAGACCAACCGGCGGGCCGTTCTTGAGGGCTTCGAGGTCCATACCGAGGCTCAGGCCCATGTCAGCCAGGCGACGCTTGACCTCGCGGAGGCTGGTCTTGCCGAAACTGCGAACCTTGAGCAGGTCGCTGTCGGTCCGCTGGACCAGCTCACGAACGGTGCTGATGCGGGCGGACTCAAGGCAGTTGTTGGCCCGGACGGACAGGTCCAGCTCCTGCACGGTCATGCCGAGCTTGCTCTCCAGGTCCGGATCGACCGCGGCGGCCGAGGCGCTGGTCGCCTGCTGGGCTTCCTGCAGACCCTGGACGGCCTCTTCGCTGGCGAGCTGGTCGCCAAGCTCGAAGTACTGGACGAACGGATTGAGGTGCTTGCGGAGCACCTTCGCCGCCTCGACGACAGCCAGCTCAGGCGTGACGGTGCCGTCGGTCCAGACCTCCAGGACAAGGCGGTCGTAGTCGGTCCGCTGCCCGACGCGAGCAGCCTCGGTGTTGTAGCGGACGCGGGTGACCGGGCTGAAGTTGGAGTCGACGTAGATGAAGCCCGTCTCGGCCTCGCCCGATTCCTCGGCGTCGGCGATGTGGTCCTTGTCCGTCTTGTAACCCCGGCCGACGTGAACCGTCAGGTCCATCTCGAACTCGACGTCCTCGGTCAACGTGGCGATGACGAGGTCCTTGTTTAGGACTTCCAAGCCCTCGGGGCACTCGATGTCAGCGCCGGTCAGCTCGCCGGCCTTCTCGCCGCGAAGCGTCAGCACCTGAGCCTCGTCGCTGACGGCATCGCTAGTGATGATCAGGGCCTTGGTGTTGAGGATGACGTCCGTGACGTCCTCCATGATGCCCGGCAGGCTGCTGAACTCGTGATCGGCACCCTTGAGCTTCACCCGCGTGACGGCCGCGCCCTCGATGCTGCTGAGCAGAATCCGGCGAAGCGAGTTGCCGACGGTTGTGCCGAAGCCACGCTCAAACGGCTCGGCGGTAAATCGGCCGAAGGTGTCGCTGGAAACGGACTCGTCGAGCTCCACGCGACCGGGGAGTTCGAGACCACGCCATTTGACTTTGCTACTCATGATGTTGCTCAGTAGAGGGTTGAAGGGTTTCTCAGTCAGGCCGACCCAAATTGCGATCTGTTGTCGTCCGCACCGTCGCGGACCATCTGCAGATCACCTCGTCGGATCGTCTTTGATCATTTTCTCTATCTCTTCGTCATCGGGCTCAGGCGGCGCCGGTATGCCCTCGATGTGTTGTTCGCCCTCGTAACGCCGCTGCGATCTCTCGGTCACATTCAACGGCTCAAACGCTCTTCCCACCTCGATCCGTGGGCGTTTTCTGTCAGGCCAAAGGGTCAGCAAGCCGCAGATGGAACAGACGAGACCAACGACTACGAACAGTGCACCGATCACGTGGCGATCTCCGCCACCACTTTCATTCGCCAAAAAGCCAGTCGAGACCAAGATGATTCCGCCAACGAAGAGTGCTGCGGAGCGAGTGACTTGAACCTGCTCGCTTGCGTCAGACACGGCGCTTCTTGGGCGGGCGGCAGCCGTTGTGGGGGATCGGCGTCGTGTCCTCAATCGTCAGAACCCGCAGACCCGCGTTCTGCAGGTTCAAGACGGCCTGCTCGCGGCCGGCGCCGGGGCCCTTGACGCGGACGTCGACTTCCTGGAGACCCTGGCGACGGGCTTCGCTGCCGGCCTTCTCCGCGGCCCGGCCGGCGGCGAAGGGGGTCGACTTGCGGGCACCCTTGAACCCGACCGAGCCGGCCGAAGACCAGCTGATGGTCTCGCCGTTGAGGTCGGTGAGGGTGACGATGGTATTGTTGAAGCTGGCGCTGATGAAAGCGATGCCGCGGGTTACGCCGCGCTTGGCCTTCTTCTTGCCGCTGGGACGGGAGGTCTTTGCCATGAGATGGTTGCTGCTGAAACGGTTCGACGGACCGGCGAGGTCCTAGCCGCTGCGAACCAGAAAGCTCGAAGCTTTCCGACTACTTAGCGCCCTTCTTGCCCGCGAC
This genomic interval carries:
- a CDS encoding DNA-directed RNA polymerase subunit alpha, which gives rise to MSSKVKWRGLELPGRVELDESVSSDTFGRFTAEPFERGFGTTVGNSLRRILLSSIEGAAVTRVKLKGADHEFSSLPGIMEDVTDVILNTKALIITSDAVSDEAQVLTLRGEKAGELTGADIECPEGLEVLNKDLVIATLTEDVEFEMDLTVHVGRGYKTDKDHIADAEESGEAETGFIYVDSNFSPVTRVRYNTEAARVGQRTDYDRLVLEVWTDGTVTPELAVVEAAKVLRKHLNPFVQYFELGDQLASEEAVQGLQEAQQATSASAAAVDPDLESKLGMTVQELDLSVRANNCLESARISTVRELVQRTDSDLLKVRSFGKTSLREVKRRLADMGLSLGMDLEALKNGPPVGLVADAGIVDDGGYTMPDDEEEAEVPATEEA
- the rplQ gene encoding 50S ribosomal protein L17 — encoded protein: MRHRRRGRQLSRDTEHRISLRRNMAQSLFEHGQITTTLPKAIEVQSFVEKLITRARTDNVHNRRLVVARLRDRRLTDADQEFILNDSGTHRTVVQKLFGEIAPQYADRNGGYTRIVKLPKYRIGDGGDLVILQLVGGDHESEPTGVVRKASGLRRRRAERRREFANKVLAGKKSDTKAEAAPAATEEPAAEAAESAPESE
- the rpsK gene encoding 30S ribosomal protein S11, with product MAKTSRPSGKKKAKRGVTRGIAFISASFNNTIVTLTDLNGETISWSSAGSVGFKGARKSTPFAAGRAAEKAGSEARRQGLQEVDVRVKGPGAGREQAVLNLQNAGLRVLTIEDTTPIPHNGCRPPKKRRV